A genomic segment from Luteolibacter rhizosphaerae encodes:
- a CDS encoding PQQ-dependent sugar dehydrogenase, which produces MLCSLGTLVPIDAATTPLVVRVNDWAAMPLSGDTATDSGLRGYLARVNFMRPEPGGGGRIWVCDLNGNLHILSAAGSFATRSSQLLDQAKTRTAYLDFNGQSGTTLDAEKAWVPDSAGTDTSAVAPNGLFQLFTKQTGFANGLVTFEFDPAYASNGKFYTVHIEAVPTSSSQESDTLRRPVTSKFPGLNTTGYSSTPRIAPPTGSTTRQAVLIEWTDSNRSNLSFEGTAREILRIGYNSNIHPLGDITFDPTAVPGSPEYGVMYLASGDGKAGETYSQRHNPQYLSGLVGKILRIIPDTTLHSSTSTLSTNGRYRIPNNNPFRSIAGARAEIWTLGHRNPHRFAWHVDEAGGNPVLLVNEIGLDGWEELNLVKRGKNYGYSEREGPQQLTIPSSGTSYALSSLPANDKLLIRITNISNAPGEVTPEYPVLAYSHASGLGDAISNGFFYRGNAIPALQGKYVFGDITTGRVWAAEWEDLLAADDGNPSTFAEFQPVSFVWDDPNDSPNGGLETYDRLFNVVLGGYDFRGGAGDGLPGGSSSMNSGTGRADIRLALDAAGELYVSSKSDGMIRSLGTVYTTQPLDRLIAMGTDTSFSVTLSAGSTPSYQWQRLPEGSETWINVSNGSVFSGATTATLALDSPPYDYNGSLFRSVATCSGAQAISSPARLDLRAIPDAWLSTYFDAGERANASISGDLADPDRDGLTNLLEYAFAFNPEADSSAVMPKLQRVGNNVRLVFPVPRSNVSYTVQKSTNLSSWSTGGITLSTSAGKTTATVPVSSGPKTYLRVLILPL; this is translated from the coding sequence ATGCTTTGTTCCCTAGGCACCCTCGTGCCCATCGATGCGGCCACGACGCCGCTGGTGGTGCGGGTGAACGATTGGGCGGCAATGCCCCTGTCCGGCGATACGGCCACGGATTCCGGGCTGCGCGGTTATCTGGCGCGGGTGAACTTCATGCGGCCGGAGCCGGGGGGTGGCGGGCGGATCTGGGTCTGCGACCTGAATGGCAACCTGCACATTCTCTCCGCCGCGGGTTCCTTCGCGACCCGCAGCAGCCAGCTGCTCGATCAGGCGAAGACGCGCACGGCGTACCTCGATTTCAACGGGCAGTCCGGCACGACGCTGGATGCCGAGAAGGCCTGGGTGCCGGACAGCGCGGGCACCGATACGAGCGCGGTGGCACCGAACGGTTTGTTCCAGCTTTTCACGAAGCAGACGGGCTTTGCCAATGGCCTCGTGACCTTCGAGTTCGATCCGGCCTACGCGAGCAACGGGAAGTTCTACACGGTCCACATCGAGGCGGTGCCGACTTCCTCCAGCCAGGAGAGCGATACGCTGCGGCGACCGGTGACGAGCAAGTTCCCGGGCCTGAATACCACGGGCTACAGCTCCACGCCGCGGATCGCTCCGCCGACTGGCAGCACGACGCGCCAGGCGGTGCTGATCGAGTGGACCGATAGCAATCGCTCGAACCTGAGCTTCGAGGGCACGGCACGCGAGATCCTGCGGATCGGCTACAACAGCAACATCCACCCGCTGGGCGATATCACCTTCGACCCCACGGCGGTCCCCGGCAGCCCGGAGTATGGCGTGATGTATCTGGCGAGCGGCGACGGCAAGGCGGGCGAGACCTATAGCCAACGGCACAATCCGCAATATCTCAGCGGCCTGGTGGGGAAGATCCTGCGGATCATCCCGGATACCACGCTGCACAGCTCCACCAGCACGCTCTCCACGAACGGTCGCTACCGCATCCCGAACAACAATCCCTTCCGCAGCATCGCCGGGGCGCGGGCGGAGATCTGGACGCTGGGTCACCGCAACCCGCACCGCTTCGCCTGGCATGTGGACGAGGCCGGCGGGAACCCGGTGCTGCTCGTGAACGAGATCGGGCTCGATGGCTGGGAAGAGCTCAACCTCGTGAAGCGCGGGAAGAACTATGGCTATAGTGAACGCGAGGGCCCGCAGCAGCTCACCATCCCCTCCAGCGGGACCAGCTACGCGCTCTCCAGCCTGCCCGCGAACGACAAGCTGCTGATCCGCATCACCAACATCTCGAACGCACCCGGCGAGGTGACGCCGGAGTATCCGGTGCTGGCCTACTCGCATGCCTCGGGCCTGGGCGACGCGATCTCGAACGGCTTCTTCTACCGCGGCAATGCCATCCCCGCGTTGCAGGGGAAGTATGTGTTCGGCGACATCACCACCGGTCGCGTGTGGGCGGCGGAGTGGGAGGACCTGCTCGCCGCGGATGATGGCAATCCGTCCACCTTCGCCGAGTTCCAGCCGGTGAGCTTCGTCTGGGATGATCCGAATGACAGCCCGAACGGCGGGCTGGAGACCTACGATCGCTTGTTCAATGTCGTGCTCGGCGGCTATGACTTCCGCGGCGGTGCGGGGGATGGCCTGCCCGGTGGCAGCAGCAGCATGAATTCCGGCACGGGCCGCGCGGACATCCGCCTGGCACTGGATGCGGCGGGCGAGCTCTACGTGAGCAGCAAGAGCGACGGCATGATCCGCAGCCTGGGCACGGTCTACACCACGCAGCCGCTCGATCGCCTGATCGCGATGGGGACGGATACCTCCTTCAGCGTCACGCTCAGCGCGGGCAGCACACCCAGCTACCAGTGGCAGCGCCTTCCCGAAGGCAGCGAGACCTGGATCAATGTAAGCAACGGCTCGGTCTTCTCCGGTGCGACGACTGCGACGCTGGCGCTCGATTCTCCGCCCTATGATTACAATGGCAGCCTCTTCCGCAGCGTGGCCACGTGCAGCGGTGCGCAGGCGATTTCCTCGCCCGCGCGACTGGACCTGAGGGCGATTCCGGATGCTTGGCTCTCCACTTACTTCGATGCCGGCGAGCGGGCGAATGCCTCGATCTCCGGCGACCTGGCCGACCCGGATCGCGACGGGCTGACGAACCTGCTGGAGTATGCCTTCGCCTTCAACCCGGAGGCGGACTCCTCCGCCGTGATGCCCAAGCTGCAGCGCGTGGGGAACAACGTCCGGCTGGTCTTCCCGGTACCGCGCAGCAACGTGAGCTACACCGTGCAGAAGAGCACGAACCTGAGCAGCTGGAGCACGGGCGGGATCACGCTCTCGACTTCCGCAGGGAAAACCACCGCCACGGTGCCGGTATCTTCCGGGCCGAAGACTTATCTTCGGGTGTTGATCCTTCCACTTTGA
- a CDS encoding YezD family protein, with protein sequence MKANETPIEPPADWVEVVRKKVEELRFGSVQVIVHDGRVTQVDSLEKTRFPSSKEENGSGS encoded by the coding sequence ATGAAGGCGAATGAGACTCCCATCGAGCCGCCGGCCGACTGGGTCGAGGTGGTCCGCAAGAAGGTGGAAGAACTCCGCTTCGGCTCCGTTCAGGTCATCGTCCACGATGGCCGCGTGACCCAGGTCGATAGCCTCGAGAAGACCCGCTTCCCGTCCTCGAAGGAAGAGAACGGATCCGGATCCTGA
- a CDS encoding FG-GAP repeat domain-containing protein yields the protein MEFEAGRQITSYIGKPEEIVPADLDQDGDLDLVVRADDESSITLYENTGRGKFAQGALWEALSGERIRGIADFDADGSPDLLLASAPDETNQVTLKILFGNGLSGYGPRENWLAPSLAYPGFLAVKDVDLSGKPDIITGNRAFIDPGRDQPLEIVNSVAEFVTGSVRWADINDDGLPDALVIRQTNIMTSLNLGGGRFGPVSEFPGNLGVVEDISFVKDERLPNGRGFIVILSEGDSQRAALVVEGEGEGANSRVIASLPLGITSSDVEGSWVDSFSIAPGKPLLASVFDWTLVPLGPDYPFTSTGSSVIQIDHRMRGGKTTLTKKTRLALNGGSNPLVHADLDGDGKDDLVVASWRDGDTASGQLRYHPGKGGGSFAAKAVAITPPATDDTIEHVADFDGDGDNDLIGRGISPVDHTTEISVWINDGKANFKRRVLFSGLYHAQLVSIADRNGDERPDLLVSGVAWNKKKGEGERSILLSLSRKVGKRPTVTLYSEPADHPFDQVRAGDWDKDGIDDLLVWKEIQSGEVRGCSWIKGLGNHRFDATPLPLGTGYGEVLQDMDKDGDLDLVPSRRQFHGVVQTTWRENIGAYIVPVVRAFPTISGVSVDNIFSAEADLDGNGIVDLVGAVTSVEGVTCRPLLVHVAAGQISFTTFNPFPRGEPWFQNTTNGSPAGAIPELLLAQRPADAPWTNIITAHSNRGTGQFSNAFSVDPASLADWGPILSGDLDGDRKLDIVSSTVAIRPRIEWFKGESN from the coding sequence GTGGAGTTCGAAGCTGGCAGGCAGATCACCAGTTACATCGGCAAGCCGGAGGAAATCGTTCCGGCCGATCTGGATCAGGATGGCGATCTCGACCTAGTCGTCCGAGCCGACGACGAGAGCTCGATCACGCTCTACGAAAACACGGGCCGCGGGAAATTCGCGCAGGGCGCGCTTTGGGAAGCTCTCTCCGGCGAGAGGATCCGCGGCATCGCGGACTTCGATGCGGACGGTAGCCCGGACCTGCTTCTGGCCAGCGCACCGGACGAAACCAATCAGGTAACGCTCAAGATCCTCTTCGGCAATGGCCTCTCGGGCTACGGCCCGCGCGAGAACTGGCTGGCCCCTTCCCTCGCCTATCCGGGGTTCCTCGCCGTGAAGGACGTGGACCTGAGTGGCAAGCCCGACATCATCACCGGCAATCGCGCCTTCATCGATCCCGGTCGTGACCAGCCGCTGGAGATCGTCAACTCCGTGGCCGAGTTCGTCACCGGCAGTGTCCGCTGGGCGGATATCAATGACGACGGACTGCCCGACGCGCTGGTCATCCGGCAGACGAACATCATGACTTCCCTGAACCTCGGCGGGGGCAGGTTCGGTCCGGTGAGCGAGTTCCCCGGCAATCTCGGCGTGGTGGAGGATATCAGCTTCGTGAAGGACGAACGCCTGCCGAACGGCCGCGGCTTCATCGTCATCCTCTCGGAGGGCGATAGTCAGCGGGCGGCGCTGGTGGTGGAAGGGGAAGGAGAGGGAGCAAACTCAAGGGTGATCGCCTCGCTTCCTCTTGGGATCACCTCGTCGGACGTGGAGGGTAGCTGGGTGGACAGCTTCTCGATCGCGCCGGGCAAGCCCTTGCTCGCCTCTGTCTTCGACTGGACCTTGGTTCCGCTCGGGCCCGATTACCCCTTCACGTCTACCGGCAGCAGCGTGATCCAGATCGACCACCGGATGCGCGGTGGCAAGACGACCCTGACCAAGAAGACCCGGCTGGCGCTGAATGGCGGCTCCAATCCTCTGGTCCATGCCGATCTCGATGGTGACGGCAAGGACGACCTGGTGGTGGCAAGCTGGCGCGATGGCGATACCGCGAGCGGGCAACTCCGCTACCATCCGGGCAAGGGCGGCGGCAGCTTCGCGGCCAAGGCGGTGGCGATCACCCCGCCGGCCACGGACGACACCATCGAGCATGTGGCCGACTTCGATGGCGATGGCGACAATGACCTGATCGGCCGGGGCATCTCGCCAGTGGACCACACGACCGAGATCTCGGTGTGGATCAACGACGGCAAAGCCAACTTCAAGCGCCGGGTTCTTTTCTCCGGCCTCTACCACGCGCAGCTCGTGAGCATCGCGGATCGCAATGGCGACGAGCGTCCGGACCTGCTGGTTTCCGGCGTGGCATGGAACAAGAAGAAGGGCGAGGGCGAGCGTAGTATCCTGCTCTCGCTTTCGCGCAAGGTCGGCAAACGGCCGACTGTCACGCTTTACAGCGAACCTGCGGACCACCCCTTTGATCAGGTGCGGGCGGGAGATTGGGACAAGGACGGCATTGATGATCTGCTCGTTTGGAAAGAGATCCAAAGCGGAGAGGTCCGGGGCTGTTCTTGGATCAAGGGTTTAGGAAACCATCGATTCGACGCCACGCCGCTGCCATTGGGTACCGGCTATGGCGAAGTGCTGCAGGACATGGACAAAGATGGCGACCTCGACCTGGTGCCGTCTCGCCGCCAGTTCCACGGTGTCGTCCAGACCACTTGGCGCGAGAACATCGGCGCTTACATAGTGCCGGTCGTCCGCGCGTTCCCGACGATCAGCGGCGTGAGCGTGGACAACATCTTCTCCGCCGAGGCGGACTTGGATGGCAACGGCATCGTCGATTTGGTCGGTGCGGTCACGAGCGTGGAGGGCGTGACCTGCCGCCCGCTGCTGGTGCATGTCGCGGCCGGCCAGATCAGCTTCACAACCTTCAATCCCTTCCCGCGCGGGGAGCCATGGTTCCAGAATACGACCAATGGTTCTCCCGCCGGTGCCATTCCCGAGCTGCTTCTCGCCCAGCGCCCGGCAGATGCACCGTGGACCAATATCATCACCGCGCACAGCAATCGCGGCACCGGGCAGTTCTCGAACGCCTTCAGCGTGGATCCAGCCAGCCTCGCGGATTGGGGACCGATCCTGTCCGGAGATCTGGATGGCGATCGGAAGCTGGACATCGTCAGCTCCACCGTCGCGATCCGTCCGCGGATCGAGTGGTTCAAGGGCGAGTCGAATTAG
- a CDS encoding DUF1592 domain-containing protein yields MLSVVEMRRALVPGLLACGISSGSGQAADPGLKEIVAPFIENHCVSCHGPEKQKGKLRLDTLSPDFRSPLSAEKWKEVLNAVNGHEMPPEDEPQPEAAEAGRFAEWVEQQLARAEMERRSTRVVLRRMNRAEYDNTIRDLIGIDCQPAEDFPEDPPAGGFDNIGQALTISPMQVELYYAAARKILDLALPEGPRPEGIKWRFEPEENTGGMDRLRVKRGEDNILLNDGENPTEKGFTVVHHRAWNKNIGFRSFHVPVEGDYILRFRAAGRVPSRKQVVEGGGKIVARHRDEETAKNPEGAKYHQEDFAAKMEIFAKHRMYDYGPPRVKITRHLGGAPQVIAEMDVDAPLSAPEEYEVKVHLTPAEGGFEMEYAYDIPSTLENFWMQERDEFPRPELLVDWLELEGPVIGSWPPESSQRLLFDSAAKDQDETAYAREVLARFMPRAYRRPVEAAEIEAKLELFKKVRAEKPSFNEAIKTPLAAVLASPHFLYLVEPESPGAKAKPLNGHELAARLSYFLWSSMPDEALTKLAESGELLKPAELRKQVRRMLGDGRSAAFVTNFAGQWLGLRKVGANPPARTLYPEYDRHLETSIIRESEAFFAEILRHDLDARNFIRSEFVTINERLARHYGIDGVRGDEMRRVAVTPDSRRGGLVTQASFHSITSNGTRTSPVLRGTWILKTLLGRDPGLPVANVGEIQPKVPGIDKATVRQRLEIHRQLESCARCHDKIDPLGLALENFNAAGEWRDQEGHGYNGRIEKDDPVIDASAKMPDGTEFSGVAGLQAQLLKSEDLFLAALARQLSTYALGRELGFSDQNALRSFVSTMKEEDYTLRSLIEAIVCSELFTTK; encoded by the coding sequence ATGTTGAGCGTTGTGGAGATGCGCAGGGCGCTGGTGCCGGGCCTGCTCGCCTGTGGGATTTCGTCCGGCTCAGGGCAGGCGGCCGACCCCGGGCTGAAGGAGATCGTGGCGCCCTTCATCGAGAACCATTGCGTATCCTGCCACGGGCCGGAGAAGCAGAAGGGAAAGCTACGGCTCGACACGCTCTCCCCGGATTTCCGCAGCCCGCTCTCCGCGGAAAAATGGAAGGAAGTGCTGAACGCGGTGAACGGCCACGAGATGCCGCCGGAGGACGAACCCCAACCGGAAGCCGCGGAGGCCGGGCGCTTCGCCGAGTGGGTGGAGCAGCAGCTGGCCCGGGCCGAGATGGAGCGGCGCTCGACCCGCGTGGTGCTGCGGCGGATGAACCGCGCCGAATACGACAACACGATCCGCGACCTGATCGGGATCGACTGCCAGCCCGCGGAGGACTTCCCGGAAGACCCGCCTGCCGGGGGCTTCGACAACATCGGCCAGGCGCTCACGATCTCCCCGATGCAGGTGGAGCTCTACTATGCGGCGGCGCGCAAGATCCTCGACCTAGCCCTGCCGGAAGGGCCGCGGCCGGAGGGGATCAAGTGGCGCTTCGAGCCGGAGGAGAATACCGGCGGCATGGACCGGCTGCGCGTGAAGCGGGGCGAGGACAACATCCTGCTGAACGACGGCGAGAATCCGACCGAGAAGGGCTTCACCGTGGTGCACCACCGGGCTTGGAACAAGAACATCGGCTTCCGCTCCTTCCACGTGCCGGTAGAGGGCGACTACATCCTGCGCTTCCGCGCCGCCGGTCGCGTGCCGAGCCGCAAGCAGGTGGTGGAAGGCGGCGGCAAGATCGTCGCCCGGCATCGCGACGAAGAAACGGCGAAGAACCCGGAGGGCGCGAAGTATCATCAGGAGGATTTCGCGGCGAAGATGGAGATCTTCGCGAAGCACCGGATGTATGATTACGGTCCGCCTCGGGTGAAGATCACGCGCCATCTGGGCGGTGCGCCGCAGGTGATCGCGGAGATGGATGTGGATGCTCCCTTGAGCGCGCCGGAGGAGTATGAGGTCAAGGTGCACCTCACGCCCGCGGAGGGCGGATTCGAAATGGAGTATGCCTACGATATTCCTAGTACCCTGGAGAATTTCTGGATGCAGGAGCGGGACGAGTTCCCGCGGCCCGAGCTGCTGGTCGATTGGCTGGAGCTGGAGGGTCCGGTGATCGGAAGCTGGCCGCCGGAGAGTTCGCAGCGCTTGCTCTTCGACTCGGCCGCGAAGGATCAGGACGAGACGGCCTATGCACGCGAGGTGCTGGCGCGTTTCATGCCACGCGCCTACCGGCGGCCGGTGGAGGCGGCGGAGATCGAGGCGAAGCTGGAGCTTTTCAAGAAGGTGCGGGCGGAGAAGCCCAGCTTCAACGAGGCGATCAAGACGCCGCTGGCGGCGGTGCTGGCCTCGCCGCACTTCCTATATCTGGTGGAGCCCGAGTCGCCTGGCGCGAAGGCGAAGCCGCTGAACGGGCATGAGCTGGCGGCGCGGCTGTCCTACTTCCTGTGGTCCTCGATGCCGGACGAGGCACTCACCAAGCTGGCGGAGAGCGGCGAGCTGCTGAAGCCCGCCGAGCTGCGCAAGCAGGTGCGGCGGATGCTGGGCGACGGGCGCAGCGCGGCCTTCGTGACGAACTTCGCGGGCCAGTGGCTGGGGCTGCGGAAGGTGGGGGCGAATCCTCCGGCACGCACCCTCTACCCGGAATACGACAGGCATCTGGAAACCTCGATCATCCGCGAGTCCGAGGCCTTCTTCGCCGAGATCCTGCGCCACGATCTCGATGCGCGGAACTTCATCCGCAGCGAGTTCGTCACGATCAACGAGCGGTTGGCGCGGCACTACGGGATCGATGGCGTGCGCGGGGACGAGATGCGGCGGGTGGCGGTGACGCCGGACTCGCGGCGCGGCGGCTTGGTGACGCAGGCGTCCTTCCACTCGATCACCTCGAACGGCACGCGGACCTCACCGGTGCTGCGCGGCACCTGGATCCTCAAGACGCTGTTAGGCCGCGACCCCGGGCTGCCGGTGGCGAACGTGGGCGAGATCCAGCCGAAGGTGCCGGGGATCGACAAGGCGACCGTGCGGCAACGGCTGGAGATCCACCGCCAGCTGGAATCCTGCGCGCGCTGCCACGACAAGATCGACCCGCTGGGGCTGGCGCTGGAGAACTTCAATGCCGCGGGCGAGTGGCGCGACCAGGAAGGCCACGGCTACAACGGGCGGATCGAGAAGGATGACCCGGTGATCGACGCGAGCGCGAAGATGCCGGACGGCACGGAATTCAGCGGGGTGGCCGGGCTGCAGGCGCAACTGCTGAAGAGCGAGGATCTTTTTCTGGCCGCACTCGCCCGCCAGCTCAGCACCTACGCGCTGGGCCGCGAGCTGGGATTCTCCGACCAAAACGCCCTGCGCTCCTTCGTATCCACCATGAAGGAGGAAGACTACACGCTGCGCTCGCTGATCGAAGCCATCGTCTGCTCCGAACTGTTCACCACGAAGTAA
- a CDS encoding RrF2 family transcriptional regulator, producing the protein MHLSKKAEYALRASIHLGIAAEMGLPTVSGVELADANRLPLKFIERILQELREAGIVETKRGKLGGYALATPADKIRIGDLVRLMDGRLAPICCASEFAYQRCTCPDEDHCGLRMLMIDVRNAIANILDRYTLAQVVEVTLRKMRRDGIAPPFSSLAGAKVGAISARGKADPADGFLVGLSQLATAPAEEHEGE; encoded by the coding sequence ATGCATCTTTCCAAGAAAGCCGAATACGCTCTCCGCGCCTCCATCCATCTGGGTATCGCTGCCGAAATGGGCCTGCCCACCGTCTCCGGGGTCGAGCTGGCCGATGCCAACCGCCTGCCGCTCAAGTTCATCGAGCGAATCCTCCAGGAACTGCGCGAGGCCGGCATCGTGGAAACCAAGCGCGGCAAGCTCGGCGGCTACGCACTGGCCACCCCGGCCGACAAGATCCGCATCGGCGACCTGGTCCGCCTGATGGACGGTCGTCTGGCTCCGATTTGCTGCGCCAGCGAGTTCGCCTACCAGCGCTGCACCTGCCCGGATGAGGACCACTGCGGCCTCCGGATGCTCATGATCGACGTGCGGAACGCGATCGCGAACATCCTCGACCGCTATACCCTCGCCCAAGTGGTGGAAGTCACCCTGCGCAAGATGCGCCGCGACGGCATTGCGCCGCCTTTCTCTTCCCTCGCCGGTGCCAAGGTGGGTGCGATCTCCGCCCGCGGCAAGGCCGACCCTGCCGATGGCTTCCTCGTCGGTCTGTCCCAGCTCGCCACCGCTCCGGCTGAAGAACATGAAGGCGAATGA
- a CDS encoding OprO/OprP family phosphate-selective porin has product MKSTYTTRTPGVPFLLLPAVVSLLAPSAGAFQFDPFATPSAEETATFDKIWGGLVLYKNDANPLLQEFKLIGKYQGQYHWLDSDQGDDAEWEDRRFRFGFDAKMLEKTLELRATFQSTDNFDPFYNGLEDAYLKWKPTKSFTLTAGHMKPLIGYFDWLQSSDLQQTFDSSQVFNQLRVNRILGLTAEGKVGDFSWQVGGYSNDSDKEFGKFGGEYSVGAGIGYDAKAAFGWERADFRLDWIHSGHDKDDYLFTRYDDIVSATFWGQEGPFQLVVEGFNGSGGEGRDGDVFGMFVQPMYDIIPKRLQLVGRYSFTTGDGPDSVIRQNRYEGEAPFLTGGGRGDEYHALYLGAQYFIYGDKLKLMAGGEYAHLDGGGNGGDYEGLTWLTGVRVYF; this is encoded by the coding sequence ATGAAATCCACCTACACTACCCGCACCCCGGGTGTCCCCTTCCTGCTTCTTCCCGCAGTCGTCTCCCTGCTCGCCCCCTCCGCAGGCGCCTTCCAGTTCGATCCTTTCGCCACTCCCTCCGCCGAAGAGACCGCCACCTTCGACAAGATCTGGGGCGGTCTAGTCCTCTACAAGAACGACGCCAATCCGCTGCTCCAGGAGTTCAAGCTGATCGGCAAGTATCAGGGCCAGTACCACTGGCTGGACTCCGACCAAGGAGATGACGCGGAGTGGGAGGACCGCCGCTTCCGCTTCGGCTTCGATGCCAAGATGCTCGAGAAGACTCTCGAACTTCGCGCCACCTTCCAGAGCACGGACAACTTCGATCCCTTCTATAACGGCCTGGAGGATGCCTATCTCAAGTGGAAGCCGACCAAGAGCTTCACCCTCACCGCCGGGCATATGAAGCCGCTGATCGGCTACTTCGATTGGCTGCAATCGAGCGACCTCCAGCAGACCTTCGACAGCTCGCAGGTCTTCAACCAGCTCCGCGTGAACCGCATCCTCGGCCTCACCGCGGAGGGGAAAGTGGGCGACTTCTCATGGCAGGTCGGCGGCTACTCGAACGACAGCGACAAGGAGTTCGGGAAATTCGGCGGCGAGTATAGCGTGGGTGCCGGCATCGGCTACGATGCAAAGGCCGCCTTCGGCTGGGAGCGCGCGGACTTCCGCCTCGATTGGATCCATAGCGGTCACGACAAGGACGACTACCTCTTCACGCGCTACGACGACATCGTCTCCGCGACCTTCTGGGGACAGGAGGGCCCCTTTCAACTGGTGGTGGAAGGCTTCAACGGCTCGGGCGGGGAGGGCCGGGATGGCGATGTCTTCGGCATGTTCGTGCAGCCGATGTACGACATCATCCCGAAGCGCCTCCAACTCGTGGGCCGCTACAGCTTCACCACCGGCGATGGCCCGGACAGCGTGATCCGCCAGAACCGCTACGAGGGCGAGGCTCCCTTCCTGACCGGCGGTGGCCGCGGCGATGAGTATCACGCGCTCTACCTCGGCGCGCAGTACTTCATCTACGGCGACAAGCTGAAGCTCATGGCCGGCGGCGAGTACGCCCACCTCGATGGTGGCGGCAACGGCGGGGACTACGAGGGCCTGACCTGGCTCACCGGGGTGCGCGTCTATTTCTGA
- a CDS encoding FAD/NAD(P)-binding protein — MSNSLSPVAVIGAGFSGTFTAIHLALRLPDRPVILFEEAGEAGPGLAYRRDDPHALMNIPARRMSAFQDEPDHFYHYARRTLGETVGPDDFLPRRVYGDYIKYCLEEAQQRCPNLRIDRRGVIDIQTNSASSVAVLTLKDNSALMCSRVVLASGNQGSAFSGSIWAQHTLSARSAETYEKIKPGQTVLVIGSGLTMIDAVLELERQGNATEIHAISRNGLLPRPHRNASLVQPPELDELPDSNLRRSVRLFRQAIARHEKDGGDWRDVFAAVRPATPSLWQEMSPRDRNRFLRFISPFWEVHRHQCAPKAHERIQNLIDTGKLDVKRGTIVSVENKNGRLRLGLAPRNRAAITRWLDADHIIDATGPARDISTVHHPLVANLLRRGFIVPDENRLGTQVQADYRALQRNGYPLEWLYVTGPMLRARYFEATAVPELRLHTAALAARLAKGLEPAAELATAV, encoded by the coding sequence ATGTCGAATTCGCTCTCACCCGTGGCCGTGATCGGAGCCGGCTTCAGCGGCACCTTCACCGCGATCCATCTCGCGCTGCGCCTGCCCGACCGGCCGGTGATCCTCTTCGAGGAGGCAGGCGAGGCGGGCCCCGGCCTGGCCTACCGGCGGGACGATCCGCACGCGCTCATGAATATCCCGGCGCGCCGCATGAGCGCCTTCCAGGATGAGCCGGATCACTTCTACCACTATGCCCGTCGTACTTTGGGCGAGACCGTGGGGCCGGACGACTTCCTGCCGCGCCGCGTCTATGGCGACTACATCAAGTACTGTCTGGAGGAAGCACAGCAGCGATGTCCTAACCTGCGGATCGATCGCCGCGGGGTGATCGACATTCAGACGAATTCCGCCAGCAGCGTGGCGGTTCTCACGCTCAAGGATAACAGCGCGCTGATGTGCTCCCGCGTGGTGCTGGCCAGCGGTAACCAGGGCTCCGCATTCTCCGGCTCGATCTGGGCCCAGCACACCCTCTCCGCCCGCAGCGCGGAGACCTACGAGAAGATCAAGCCGGGCCAGACCGTGCTGGTGATCGGCAGCGGCCTGACCATGATCGATGCGGTGCTGGAGCTGGAGCGGCAGGGGAATGCCACCGAGATCCACGCGATCTCCCGCAATGGCCTGCTGCCGCGGCCGCATCGCAATGCCTCGCTGGTGCAGCCGCCGGAACTCGATGAGCTGCCGGACTCGAATCTCCGCCGCAGCGTGCGCCTCTTCCGCCAAGCCATCGCCCGGCATGAAAAGGATGGCGGCGACTGGCGCGATGTCTTCGCGGCGGTGCGTCCCGCGACGCCCTCGCTCTGGCAGGAAATGTCGCCGCGGGATCGCAACCGCTTCCTGCGCTTCATCAGCCCCTTCTGGGAAGTGCACCGCCACCAGTGCGCGCCGAAGGCTCACGAGCGGATCCAGAATCTCATCGATACCGGCAAGCTGGACGTGAAGCGCGGCACCATCGTCTCGGTGGAGAATAAGAACGGCCGCCTGCGCCTCGGACTCGCCCCGCGCAACCGCGCTGCGATCACCCGCTGGCTGGATGCGGACCACATCATCGATGCCACCGGACCGGCGCGGGATATCTCCACGGTGCACCACCCGCTGGTCGCGAACCTGCTCCGCCGCGGCTTCATCGTGCCGGATGAGAACCGCCTCGGCACCCAGGTCCAGGCGGACTACCGCGCGCTGCAGCGCAATGGCTATCCGCTCGAGTGGCTCTACGTCACCGGGCCCATGCTGCGGGCACGATATTTCGAGGCGACCGCGGTTCCCGAACTGCGCCTGCACACCGCGGCTCTCGCGGCGCGTCTGGCGAAGGGCCTGGAGCCTGCCGCAGAACTTGCAACGGCTGTCTGA